The nucleotide window GGTTGGGCAGCGTTGATTCCGGTAACTCCAACCTGGACTTCGATACCGAGGAAGTTCGAAGAAAGCTCTCCATCAACCTGGCCCTTGCCCCCTTCGTTCACAAGGGAGTCAAGGTCAACATAATCGACACCCCTGGTTATGCAGATTTCATCGGCGATGCAATCGCTGGGATAGAAGCCGCGGAGATGGCTCTTTTTGTGATTGATGCAGTCGCAGGGCCACAAGTCCAAACGGAACGCCTATGGCATATAGCCTCCGATATGGGTATCGCCAAAGCGGTCTTCATCAGCAGGATGGATAAGGACAACGCTGATTTCGCTGAGGCGCTCTCGGCGATCGAATCAAAATTTGGCCATCGGGTTGGCGCGGTCCAGATTCCCATCGGGCAGGCCTCGGATTTCTATGGCGTAATCGATGTGATCCGTATGAAGGCATACCATCACGAAAGCGATAAAGAGGAGATTACCGAGATACCCGCCGAGTACGTCGAAAGAGCAGAAGCGGCCAGGGACAAGCTGTGTGAGCTCGTGGCCGAGGCCGATGATGAGCTGATGGAAAAGTATCTCGAAGGAAACAGGTTGAGCCAGGAAGAGCTCGAAACGCTGCTGGACAAAGCTATCGCTCAGGGGATATTCATCCCAGTTTTCGTCGGGTCTGCGCTTACCCTGCAGGGAATAGAAGATCTGATGGACGAGATCGTTACCTTCTTTCCCCCACCAACCGCGCACGGGCCGCTACATACCATCGACGGCCGAGAGATTCCTGTGTGCTCGGAGGGCGAGGTCACCGCACACGTATTCAAATCACTTTCCGACCCCTATGTTGGCAGGCTCTCCATGCTCAAGGTAGTGTCGGGCACACTTTCGCCTGGAATAGAGCTTGTCAACCCAAGGACCGGAAAAAAAGAGAGGATCGCCCATATCTTCAACATGACGGGTAAGGAAACTGTCGAGATCGATTGCGCGAATGCTGGAGACATAGCTGTATTGACCAAGCTTTCGGATGTGCTGACCAACGACACTCTTTCCACGTCCGGATCGCTATCGTTCACCCCGCTACCCATACCGGAACCCTTGTACCCGGTAGCGCTTGTCGCCAAGACAAAAGCCGATGAAGACAAGCTTGGAACGGCGCTTCGTAGCATAGTCGACGAGGATCCCGCATTGCGGCTTGTCAGAAACGAGGAAACACGACAGACCCTCATCTACGCCTTCGGAGCGACAGCGGTCGACATCTTGCTGCACCGTCTTCGCGATCGCTACCATACGGAAGCGGAGTTGAACGAGCTTCGGATCCCATATCGCGAAACGATCCGCAAAAGCTCACAAGCTCAAGGGCGTCACAAGAAACAGACGGGCGGATCGGGTCAGTTCGGCGATTGCTGGCTCAGGCTGGACCCCAATCCAGGCGGAGGCTATGAGTTCGTCGACGAGATTGTCGGCGGACGCATACCTAGGCAGTTTATTCCGGCGGTAGATAAAGGAGTTC belongs to Actinomycetota bacterium and includes:
- a CDS encoding elongation factor G, producing the protein MGSPATEKVRNVVLLGHGQSGKTSLAEAMLHLAGVTKRLGSVDSGNSNLDFDTEEVRRKLSINLALAPFVHKGVKVNIIDTPGYADFIGDAIAGIEAAEMALFVIDAVAGPQVQTERLWHIASDMGIAKAVFISRMDKDNADFAEALSAIESKFGHRVGAVQIPIGQASDFYGVIDVIRMKAYHHESDKEEITEIPAEYVERAEAARDKLCELVAEADDELMEKYLEGNRLSQEELETLLDKAIAQGIFIPVFVGSALTLQGIEDLMDEIVTFFPPPTAHGPLHTIDGREIPVCSEGEVTAHVFKSLSDPYVGRLSMLKVVSGTLSPGIELVNPRTGKKERIAHIFNMTGKETVEIDCANAGDIAVLTKLSDVLTNDTLSTSGSLSFTPLPIPEPLYPVALVAKTKADEDKLGTALRSIVDEDPALRLVRNEETRQTLIYAFGATAVDILLHRLRDRYHTEAELNELRIPYRETIRKSSQAQGRHKKQTGGSGQFGDCWLRLDPNPGGGYEFVDEIVGGRIPRQFIPAVDKGVQAAMAEGIIAGYPVVDVKVAVYDGSYHSVDSNEMAFRTAGRIGFRAAAAKADMVLLEPIATLEIIVPDDYSGAVMGDISSMRGRILGMDSPRTGYQSIKAQAPFAEVAHYSQQLRSITSGTGEYSVTIDSYEQVPHEIAAKIIEKYEKERAEGH